A single window of Lutzomyia longipalpis isolate SR_M1_2022 chromosome 1, ASM2433408v1 DNA harbors:
- the LOC129797616 gene encoding adipokinetic hormone/corazonin-related peptide receptor variant I-like — translation MEDLLNIEAQQLYLYNISSITDSIGLYFNTSFNNTAYISAATSKPTIVPPGHTESSVVIIIVYCVMFTIAAAGNLSVVITLFRSKRHRRSRISLMICHLAVADLMVAFFMIPVEIGWRIAIEWYAGNVACKVFTFIRAFCLYLSSNVLVCVSLDRCFAVVYPLRLSDARKRGKIMLIGAWMIAILSSIPQSIIFHVAHPPGFPEFHQCVSFGAFDTVNSEAAYNFFCVLTLYFVPLLIICVAYTMIVCEITNRSHRSRERDDGCDTTSSGALRLRCNALTQIERARQRTFKLTVTIVLVFIWCWTPYVVMTLWYVFDRDSASKVDNRIQDGLFLMAVSNSCMNPLIYGSFAMKCRFPWNHKRRMTHVLGEGPELQRKSTGTYMQMMLTVAKPHIQ, via the exons ATGGAAGACCTATTGAATATCGAAGCGCAACAACTCTACCTCTATAATATAAGTTCAATAACGGATTCAATAGGATTATATTTCAACACTTCATTCAATAACACAGCATATATTTCAGCAGCTACATCAAAACCTACTATCGTTCCACCTG GTCATACGGAATCATCTGTAGTGATCATTATTGTCTACTGCGTGATGTTTACAATAGCTGCTGCTGGTAATCTCTCTGTGGTGATAACACTGTTTCGTTCCAAACGACATAGAAGATCTCGAATAAGTCTCATGATATGTCATTTGGCTGTTGCTGATTTAATGGTGGCCTTTTTTATGATTCCCGTCGAG ATTGGATGGAGAATCGCAATAGAGTGGTATGCTGGAAATGTAGCATGCAAAGTTTTCACCTTCATCCGTGCATTTTGTCTCTACCTTAGTTCAAATGTCCTCGTATGTGTCTCCTTGGACCGATGCTTCGCTGTCGTTTATCCACTGCGTCTTTCAGATGCAAGAAAGCGTGGAAAAATCATGCTCATAGGCGCCTGGATGATAGCAATTCTCAGTTCGATACCACAAAGTATTATATTTCACGTAGCTCATCCACCGGGATTCCCAGAGTTCCATCAATGCGTCTCATTTGGTGCCTTTGACACTGTTAACTCAGAGGCAGCATATAACTTCTTCTGCGTCCTTACACTATATTTTGTGCCACTGCTCATAATATGTGTAGCCTACACCATGATAGTATGTGAAATTACTAATCGATCGCACAGATCAAGAGAAAGAG aTGATGGCTGTGATACCACTTCCTCAGGTGCTCTAAGACTGCGTTGCAATGCACTAACGCAAATTGAAAGAGCTCGCCAACGTACATTCAAGCTCACTGTAACTATCGTCCTTGTATTCATCTGGTGTTGGACACCTTATGTCGTTATGACTCTATG GTATGTGTTCGACCGAGATAGTGCATCTAAGGTGGACAATAGAATACAGGATGGGCTCTTTCTCATGGCTGTTTCAAATTCTTGCATGAACCCATTGATCTATGGttcttttgcaatgaaatgcCGGTTTCCTTGGAATCATAAACGACGAATGACACATGTTCTTGGCGAAGGTCCAGAACTTCAGAGAAAATCAACAG GCACTTACATGCAAATGATGCTGACAGTGGCCAAACCGCATATTCAATAA